CCATGCCTCTGGCGGTGCCTTTTTAGGAGGTCGCGTCCAAGAAAATGGCGGCATGGTATTTCGCTCTTTCTGGGTTCCGGCCCATTACCTGAAAATCGTGGATGACTGGCATGTGGTAGGCTTAGCCGGCACAGGGAGCAAGAAACTGGTGGTTGATAAAGTATTTGTCCCCAGCTACCGTAGCCACGTGATTGGCGACTATTGCGAGGCCACACATGGTCACGTTGATAACCTCTATAAGATGCCCTTCTTTTACATGTTCTATGCTGCCGTGTCTTCTGTGATTGTCGGTATGGCGCGTGGTATGGAAGACATGTATATAGAGCATATGACCCCAAGACAAAACCTCAACCAAGCTGTGGGTGCCGCAGTCAATGACCCCTTTATTAAACAACGCCTTGGCGCGGCCTCTGCAAAAATTATGGGGGCTGCATCTCGTATTCTTCACAATACCGAAGAAGCCTGGAGCTACGCCTCTACGGGTCAACTTGTGCCCTTAGATATGCGAATCAAACACTTTGCCACCAATCAATTTACGGGTGGTGAGTGTTTTGAGGCGGCCCATATGCTGTTCAAGAAGACCTCAACTCGCGGCGTCTGGCTCAGTAGCCCAATGCAACGCCAAATGCGTGATATTTTGGTAGCCTCTAATCACATCACCCAAAACGAAGATAACATTGGTGATCTTTTCGGCGGACAACTGCTCGGGGCCCCGCTACCCGTCCCTAATCCATTCGGTGCTAAATCCAACGAATAAGAGAGAGACAAATGACCGTTGAATTAGGCTCTATTGCAACCAATCAGTTATTGAATTGGATACCTAACGATGCACTGGCGGATTTACCCGTCGTAGCAGAGGCAGATCATCGCACCGGTATGAGGCATGTGGCGGCAGCTACTAGCCTTCTCACTACGTTGAATAACGGCCAGGCCTCTGGCCTAACCGCAACTGCTGTTTGCTCCGTTACCGCTGAACCACCGCGCGTCGTTGCCTTTGTAAATAAAAACACCTACGCCGCCGATCAAATCCTACAAAGTGGTTTACTTTGTATTAACACCTTAGCTGGGCATCAATCGGAGCTGGCTTGTATTTTTGCAGGCATGCGCAAAGATATTGCTGGCCCAGATCGCTTTCAACACGGTAACTGGGACACCCTCATCACTGGTGCGCCTGTTTTAGCAGAAGCCAAAGCTAATTTTGACTGTAGGGTCGTTAAGGTCTTTGATGAAAGTAGCCACTATGCCCTGTTATGCGAAGTGCTTGCTACGCGTAGCAACGAGGAATATGGCGCCTTAGTCTACATGGATGGGCAGTTTCACACCCTAAATCCGATCACGACCTAAATCAATATCACACCGATTCAGCTGCTTCTCTATCTCTCTCACCACATCATTTAGGTGAGTCAGATACCGAGTAGCAGCTGCCTCTGGCGTTAAGATATGCTTTAAAAACACTAAGTTGATGGTAGCGAGCACACGGTTTTGATAAAAAATAGGAACCGCAATTGCGGCTACTCGATTTTCCTTATCCCAATCCCCCTCATTGGACGCGTAGCCTTGTTGCTGCGTTTTTTCAATGAGTTGACGTATAAACAAAGCATCATGAGCCAGTGGTGACTGCGGCGACTTCTCTGCCTGAATAATAGCCAGTAGTTGCTGTTGCTCCTGTTTAGGACAAAAGCAAAAGTAAGCACGCCCTGCAGCCGTCGTCAATAACGGTAATCGACGGCGGACCATACCTCGGTGAAAAGACAACGAGCTAAACCGATGCGTAGTTTCTCGAATGACGACAGCAGCCCCGTCTAAGGTACATAGATCCGATGGCCACAAAGTATGTTGAAGTAAATCACCAATTGCTGGTGTTGCGATTTCAGTAACCCAGTCATCGTCTTTCACCCCATCACTGAGCTGTCGTACCAAATGGCTCAATCGGTAGCTGGTGTCAGATCGGCTTTGCTTCACATAGCCTTCTGCTATGAGTGTATGTAAAAGACGTTTTACTGTTGTGCGATGAATCCCGGTACGCTGACTTAACTCGCTGATTTGCGCAGAACCACTAGGGGTGGTACTCAAAACCTGCAAAATCGCTAAGCCCCGAGCAAGGCTTTGAGAGCGTTTATAGGGTGTAGACGAATTAAGCATAGTCACTCATTCAAATAAAAACAGTAATTGTAAATAGCACTATTACAGGAATAATTTTAGCAGTTTAACCAGCAAGACTAGGAAATTAACATGAGCAGCAATAAGAAACTAAAGGTTGCGATCATTGGGTCCGGTAACATTGGTACGGACTTGATGATCAAAGTGTTGCGCAATGGCAAGCACGTTGAAATGGGTGCAATGGTTGGTATTGACCCGAATTCAGACGGTTTGGCACGTGCACAGCGCATGGGTGTAGCCACTACGCACGAAGGCGTAGAAGGCTTGACGAAGATGGACGTTTTCAAAGACATTGATATTGTTTTTGATGCCACAGCAGCAGGCGCCCATATCAAAAATGACAAGTTCTTACGTGAGCTAAAACCAACAATTCGCATGGTGGACTTAACACCTGCGGCGATTGGTCCTTACTGTGTTCCCGTCGCTAACCTCGAAGAACACATTGATAAACTGAACGTCAACATGGTGACATGTGGTGGTCAGGCTACGATTCCGATGGTGGCTGCGGTTTCCAAAGTTGCTAAGGTGCATTACGCTGAAATCGTGGCGTCTATCGCCAGTAAATCGGCAGGCCCAGGTACACGCGCCAACATTGACGAGTTTACCGAGACTACATCCAAAGCCATTGAGGTGATTGGTGGTGCGACCAAAGGTAAAGCCATCATTATTATGAATCCGGCAGAGCCACCTGTGATTATGCGTGACACGG
This Paenalcaligenes faecalis DNA region includes the following protein-coding sequences:
- a CDS encoding acyl-CoA dehydrogenase family protein, encoding MQTTTIVTEEEIIARATALIPTLRERAADTEKNRMVPTETIQDFQDAGFFKILQPKRWGGYEMHPNVLNKVLMELGRGCPSSAWNVMVLGVHPFEIGLLDPKVGDEVWGEDPTALISSSYAPFGKVTAVEGGYELNGEWLTSSGCDHASGGAFLGGRVQENGGMVFRSFWVPAHYLKIVDDWHVVGLAGTGSKKLVVDKVFVPSYRSHVIGDYCEATHGHVDNLYKMPFFYMFYAAVSSVIVGMARGMEDMYIEHMTPRQNLNQAVGAAVNDPFIKQRLGAASAKIMGAASRILHNTEEAWSYASTGQLVPLDMRIKHFATNQFTGGECFEAAHMLFKKTSTRGVWLSSPMQRQMRDILVASNHITQNEDNIGDLFGGQLLGAPLPVPNPFGAKSNE
- a CDS encoding flavin reductase family protein, whose protein sequence is MTVELGSIATNQLLNWIPNDALADLPVVAEADHRTGMRHVAAATSLLTTLNNGQASGLTATAVCSVTAEPPRVVAFVNKNTYAADQILQSGLLCINTLAGHQSELACIFAGMRKDIAGPDRFQHGNWDTLITGAPVLAEAKANFDCRVVKVFDESSHYALLCEVLATRSNEEYGALVYMDGQFHTLNPITT
- a CDS encoding DNA-binding transcriptional regulator encodes the protein MLNSSTPYKRSQSLARGLAILQVLSTTPSGSAQISELSQRTGIHRTTVKRLLHTLIAEGYVKQSRSDTSYRLSHLVRQLSDGVKDDDWVTEIATPAIGDLLQHTLWPSDLCTLDGAAVVIRETTHRFSSLSFHRGMVRRRLPLLTTAAGRAYFCFCPKQEQQQLLAIIQAEKSPQSPLAHDALFIRQLIEKTQQQGYASNEGDWDKENRVAAIAVPIFYQNRVLATINLVFLKHILTPEAAATRYLTHLNDVVREIEKQLNRCDIDLGRDRI
- a CDS encoding acetaldehyde dehydrogenase (acetylating), with translation MSSNKKLKVAIIGSGNIGTDLMIKVLRNGKHVEMGAMVGIDPNSDGLARAQRMGVATTHEGVEGLTKMDVFKDIDIVFDATAAGAHIKNDKFLRELKPTIRMVDLTPAAIGPYCVPVANLEEHIDKLNVNMVTCGGQATIPMVAAVSKVAKVHYAEIVASIASKSAGPGTRANIDEFTETTSKAIEVIGGATKGKAIIIMNPAEPPVIMRDTVYVLSEAADEAAVEKSIEETVAAVKAYVPGYSLKQKVQFERIPEDKPLNIPGMGKFSGLKTSVFLEVEGAAHYLPAYAGNLDIMTSAALATAERMAQSILNV